ACGGACATCCGATCGAGTGCGATTGCGGAGGCATTCGATGTTTGATCAAGATTTACCAATGGAAATGTCAGCTGACGAGATATATCGTTATGTCAACGCGCTAGTGGCAGTCGCAAAAGTGCGCGGCCAATTTCAGCTGGCGAATCAGCTTGAAACCGCTATGCAGCTTGGCAGTTCGGGACTTGAAATTCTCGGAGCGATTGGAAACATCCTCCGCGACAACGCTGCCCTTGTTGACTCGCTATTACCCAAGCTTGAGCGATTACGAGTTCAACGATCCATTGCTTACTATTATCGGAGATGAACCTAGCCGCTAAGTTTGGTAGGTCGGCTACACACATACAATCTTGGTTTAATCTGGACATTACGCCTCCCAAGCCGGCGGCTTTGCCGTCGAGGAATTGACATGTTTGGCCAGTGATCCTTGGAAACTCATGGCCAGAGATAGAGCGTTTTCAAAGAATCATTTTGCATCTCGGCATGATGGTGCGTTCCGCATGCGACGGCAAAGCCGTCGGCTTGGGACGTGCGAGCGAAGCTCGCTTTCATAAAATTAAACAATTGACGGACATCTGTGGATTGCACCGCAGCTCTGCCAGTCGTTGTTCGACTTCCTCACGCGTCATTGCGGAGCCAGGATTGGTTTCATGTTCCATCATGCGTCGCTTGAGTTCCGCGTGCTGCTGAGGCGTTAGCAAGGCAGTACTCGCATCGTCGAGCGAATCCCAAATCGCCTCGGCAAGGCGAAGTCGATCAGAAATCGACATCGTGGAAACCGCTGAAATTGTCTGCTCGATATTTTGCATTCGATCTTAATCTTACAAGGCAAAAGTGTAGTAGAGAACAGCGATGCTTAGACAATTCCGGGTGACTCGGACTTCCTTAAGCCCTACGCAATTCTGCTGGTGAGGCCGCCGTCGATGACGATGGTTTCGCCGGTGATGTAGTCGTTGGTCACGAGCAGGGCGATGGCGTCGGCGACTTGCTCGGGTGTTCCTTCGCGGTGGAGCGGGATGCGCTGCTCGAGGTTCAGTTTTTTGCGCTCGGCTGTCATCGTCTCGTGAAAGCGGGTGCGAATCACGCCGGGGGCGATGCAGTTCACACGGATGTTGTCGTCGGCCAGTTCGCGCGCGAGGCAGCGGGTGAACTGAGGGATCGCACCTTTCGCGGTGGCATAGACAAGTGCTCCCGCGACGCCCCGAATGCCAGCGGTTGACGAGACGGTGATGATCGCCCCTTCGCCGTGGGCTTTAAGATGAGGTAAAGCGGCCTGCGCGAGGTGGAAGTTGGCGGTGACATGCAGGGCGAGTGTTTGCTGCCACTGCTCGGTGGTGAGCTCGGTGATGCTGCCGTTGCTTGGACCACCGGCGTTATGCACCAGCACGTCGAGGCGGCCGAAGTGGGTGGCGACTTGCTCGATCGAGTTGCGGCAATCAGCTTCCTGGGAGAAGTCGGCCGAGAAGAGAAGGCACTTGCGCCCGATCGCGGTGATCTTGGCTTCGACCTCGCGAGCAGCATCGGAGAGCTGGCGCGCGGCGATTGCGATATCGGCCCCAAGCTCGGCGAGTTTCAGGGCTGTTGCTGCGCCGATGCCGAGCGTTCCGCCGGTGATGAAAGCCACTTTGCCGTGCAGATCCATGTGCGTGATTCCTGGCGTGGAGAAGGTTCGCTATCGATACGAAAATGGCCAGCTCGAACGGGTCGAACTGGCCATCATGAATGAACTATCGTTGGCAGGGCGGAGATTATTCTTCGCCGAGAGCGGGCTGCATGCGGCGCTCGATCACTTCGCTGTCGAGGCGGATCACTTCCGTCCCGGCGTAGAGATCGGTCCGGAGCAGTTCGCGATCTTGCTCGGCGTTGCCGGTGAGGGTGAACTTCACCACGAACGCGCCAATCTGGATGCCATGTCCGCTGTAGACAGGTGGCCAGAATTCTTCACCACGACGGGCAAGCATGCGGGCGAGCAGTCGGGTCGCTCGTCCCGAGTAGCCACCGAGGGCCATTTCGAGGCGACCTTGCGATTCGCGATGGATGTAGAACACGAACGCCGCATCTTGGGTGTTAGCGTCCCACTGCACGACATCCCAGTTGCCATCTTTGGTTTCGTAGTAGATGCCGGGAACGTTGGTGTTGTGCCCCTTACCGAGACGCAAACCACCAAAGCACGAGGCAAAGTGGGGATCGTTGTCGCGATAGCGGAGGAACATCGGACAGCTGCGCTTCGACGGCGATGCGACAGCATCTTGCGTGGCGAAAGGTTCGCAGCCGAACGTGGTGGAGAGCAGGATTTCGACGAGCGGGTTGCTCTTGTTGCTGCCGAGGCAGATGAGCGCTTTGTCGCCGGCGGTGCTGCAGAAGGTGTCGTAGACTGCATTGGCCTGCAGCATGCACTCTTCGGTCGGCACTTGCCCGGGGCTCCAAACGAGCGACTGGTGCAGGTGTTCGGGCTGAAGATCGGCAGCGGTGAGCGGGGGAGCACCGTTGGATTCTTCGGTTTTGGTCGGGATGGTGTTGCCGAGCGAGGTGACCCCGTTGAGGAGTTCGCCTAGCAGGACGGAGTCGGACGCTACGACCCAGGCATCATCGAGGGTGTCGTTGGCATCGCTGCGCCGAACACCGACGCACAACTCGAGGCGGCGGCGACGTGCCAGCAGTTCCCAAAAGTGCTCGGGTTCGACCGCAAAGAGCCGACCAGGAAGCTCTTCTGCCGTCGCAAAACGACGCTCAATCAGGTAGTCGCACAGCTTGGAAAGAGCATCGAGCGGGATGTATTTCACTTCGTTTTTCAGGAGGGCAGCCACCTGATGACGATCGAGTCCCGTGTATTCACAGATGTTCTTAATCGTGCCAGGCCGTTTTCGCGGGTCGGGAACGTGGCCAACGACTTCGGCCAGCCGAAAAGAGTAGCGCATTATCCGCCTCCAGGCGCTTGCGTGCAGAGTGCCAAACTCGGGCACGCGGTAGGGGAACGTCTGACAAGGAAACCGAGTGCCTTGCCCAGAAAGGAGACGTTCCACACGTGGGGGGATTATCTTCCGTAGCGGCGCAAAGTGCAAGTGCCTCCGGCGCTATTTGTGGCGTTTAGCATTCCACTAGACGGGAATTTGCAGCGGAAAGGTCGTCCGCTCTTACAAAAAGGGGCTGTTTCGAGCATGGCAAGAAACACCGCCCCTAGGATAACTGCTCGAGGACGCCACAGAGTGATCAACTGTATAGATTGGCGATAGGGGACGATTGAACTGGCAATTTCCAGTTCGGCCGCTAGAGCTTACGGCAAAGGAATCGTCCGTAGCATTCGCCGAGGGCACACCGCGCAGCAGCTGCTAGCGAGCACGGAGTTGCAAGCTCCGTTTGTTCAGATAGTCGATCAGCAGTTCGTCCATCGGTCGGCTGGTGTCGATCAAAATGCGTTCGCAGCCGTTCCGCTGAGTGATCTCTTCGAACTGCTGGTTGAACCGCGCCACAGCCGCCAGGTAGCCCCGCCGCAAGTCGTCGGTCTGCGCGAGGAGCTCGTCGGGGACTTCCAGCCCCACGAATTTCACCATCCCATCGAGTTCAAACGCAATTTCGTCGTGATGCATCACCTGCATCAGCACCACATCGTGCTTGCTGTAGCGGAGTCGTTGCAGCACCGGCTCGAGTTCGTCGAGATCGGTGAAGAAATCGCTAAGAATGATCACGATCTCGCGCCGCCCCAGTCGGCTGGCGATTTCGTTCAGCGACTTGGCCATCGCTGTTTTTTCGACCGGCTCGATCTCGTCGAGATGATGCGTCATCCGCACCACTTGGTCCATCGAGTTGCTCGGGGGGAGCGTGCCGCGAACTTGATTGTCGAACGTTACGAGCGAAACTTTGTCGCTTTGACGCACGATCGAATAGCCGAGCATCGTAGCGATTTGCGAAGCGTATAAAAGTTTCTGCTGGCGTCCTTCGCCGTAGCGCATCGACGCGCTGACGTCGAGCACCATGTGACAGACGAAGTTGGTTTCAAGCTCGTACTGTTTGACGAAATACTTATCGCGCGAGTAATAGACGCGCCAGTCGACGTGTTTGGGATCATCCCCCGGCACGTACTCGCGATGCCCCGCAAACTCCACCGCAAAGCCCGAGAGTGGCGACTTGTGTGCACCGGCCAAATTGCCGATCACAAGACCACGCGGCTCGAAATGACGATCGGCAACGTGGCTCAGCACGTCGGGATCGATGTAGCGGGATAAGACGCTTTTGGCCATGGTGAAGGAGAGACCGGAGGTAAGGGGCTAGGGCTCGGAGGAAGAGGCTAGGAGCTAGGGACTAGAGGCTACAGGCTAGGAAAAAGGAACTTGATGGAGGTGGCACTGCTGGCTTTGGGGTGGCACTGCTGGCTTGTCCAGCAGTGAGTGTGGTCATGATTGGAGCGATCCTTAGGCAGCAGGCTTTTCGTACTTCTTGTCCGCCGGAATGGCTTCGAGCAGCATGTCGATCAGCTTCTCGCTGTTGAGGCCGTTGGCCTGGGCGGCGTAGTTGCCAGCCAAGCGGTGACGTAGGGCAGGTTTCGCAACCGCTTGCACATCGCCGACGGTGGCGTGGTAGCGACCGTAGAGAATCGCGCGGGCTTTGGCGCAGCTGACCAGAGTCAGCACACCACGTGGACCAGCACCCCAGTTCACCCAGCGGTTCACAAAGTCGGGAGCCTCTTTCGTGCCAGGGCGTGAAGCACGCACCAGCGCCCAGGCAAAGCCGAGGACTTGATCGCTCACGGGAACGCGCGTGACCAGTTTTTGGAACTGCAGGATTTCGTCGCCGGTGAGGACCGGAGTGATCTCGCCCATTTGACCAGTGGTGACACGGCGGGCAACTTCCCATTCTTCAGCGCCGCTGGGGTAATCGACTTTGATATGCAGCAGGAAGCGGTCGAGCTGAGCTTCCGGCAGCGGATAGGTGCCTTCTTGCTCGAGCGGGTTTTGCGTGGCGAGCACAAAGAACGGCGCGGGCAATTGGTGCATCTTGCCACCGGCCGAGACGGTGCGCTCTTGCATCGCTTCGAGCATGGCAGCTTGGGTTTTCGGCGGCGTACGGTTGATTTCGTCGGCCAGCAGCATGTTGGCGAAAATCGGTCCGGGAAGGAAGCGATAACCGCGCTGACGGGTCTCAGGATCTTCCTGAATCACCTCGGTGCCGGTGACGTCGCTTGGCATCAAGTCGGGAGTGAACTGGATGCGCTTGAAGGTGAGATGCAGCGACTTGGCAAGCGAACTGATCAGCAGCGTTTTTGCTAGACCTGGCACACCTTCGAGCAAGGCATGCCCCTTGGCGAACATCGAAACGAGCACTTGCTCGATCACGTCGCTTTGACCGACGATCACTTTCGAGAGCTCATCGCGCAAGCGGTTGTAGGCCCGTTCGCACTTCTGTACTTCAGCTACGTCGTCGGCATTCTTGGCGTCGGTCATGTCAGTAAATCCTGGGAGCGAAAAGCGAAGCGATTTTTCGAGTGCACAGCGAGTCGGTTCGTACCACGCGTCTCGTTAGTACTATGTCTCGCAGATCACCGATTGCTACAGAGTTTTTGAAAAGTAAGTGAGAAACAAATCACGAATTTGGTAGAACTCTTTCGCTCGGGGCGAAAGAGCTGAGTCACGATCAAGTGCGACTGGTTTAGTCGACGCTTTCGAAATAACGACGGAGACGTTCTTCGTAGCCCCGTGGCGCTTTACCGCGCGCCTTCGATTGAATCGACGCGCGAAGCGAAGGTGGGAGCTTGGCGAACCAAGGCTCATCTTCGAACTTAAGTTTCGCCTGCGTGCTATCCTGGTCGGCGGCATTGCCTCGGCTGTCGGCATTCGGTGCCTCGGCCAATTGCCCCTTCATTTCCGGCTGATCTTGGTTCTGGTTGCTTTGGCCCGACGTGGCGGCGCCACCTGCTGAGGCGGACGACGACGTGCTGCCGGGAGTCGGCTGCGAGGCGGGAGTTTGCGACGCTTGGGCGCCGGGCTGAGCACTCGACTGAGCCGCACTTGGAGACCCCGGTTGACCCGGCTGTGAACCAGCAGGGGGAGCTGCCGCTTGAATGGCAGCTGCCTGCGCGAGGGCTTGCGAACCGGCAATTTGGTTGGCTGTCGCTTCCGGCGAACTGGGGACGAGTCCCGTGCCAAGATCGGCTGGAGCGGCTGAAGGCTGACCTTGAGCCGGCTCGCCCTGGCCTTGACCAGGTTGACCCTGACCACTTGGTTGGCCTTGGCCCGGTTGTGGTTGCCCGGCGGGCTGACCTGCAGGTTGGCCCGCCCCCATGGGAGTTCCTTGACCGGCTGGAGCTTGACCGGCTGGAGCTTGACCTGCAGGAGCAGGTTGACCAGCGGGCGCACCTTCACCGGCGGGAGTACCCTCGCCAGCTGGAGTTCCTTCGCCTGCAGGCTGACCTGCTTCACCCATCGGCGCACCTTCGCCAGCAGGAGCCCTTTCGCCCATCGGCAAACCAGCAGGAGGACCTTCGCCAGCGGGAAGAGGAGGCATCTCTTCACCGAGTCGCGAAGCTGCTTCAAGCGCCTCGCGAAGTTCGGTGTTGGCGACTTCCGCTTGTCCCGAAATCTCTGCCGCTCCTTCGCCCGTTGCTTGCTGCGCTTCGGAGAACTGCTCGGTCGCTTGCTGTAGTTTCTGCGCGGCTGCTTGCAGAGCCGCTGAAGGCTTGCCCGCAGGTTGGGATTCGCCGGCTGGCTTGCCGGATTGACCTTCACCCGCTGGCATCGGCGCGCCTTCGCCCGCTGGTTCACCGGCCGGAGTCCCTTCACCCGCTGGCTCACCTGCAGGTGTCCCTTCGCCCATCGGAGTGGCTTCGCCTGCTGGCTCACCACCGGCAGGCATATCCCCTGCAGCACCGGCGAGCTCGGCCGCCGCTTCGGCAATGTCGTTACGCGCTGCTTGCTGTTCCTCGGCTAGTTTGGCGATCGATTCAGCGAGTTCTTTATCGCGACGCAACTGCTGCTCGCGAGCCGCGAGGCTGGCCGCCGCTTCGTCAATTTTCTCTTGCACTTTTTGCTGAGCGGCAGCCGCTTCGCCTGCAGCCTGTTCGGCGCTCGGCATCGGGCTACCCGCAGCTGGCTCGCCCGCTGGTTGACCTTCGCCCGGAGGCATTCCTTCACCAGCCGCTTCGGCGGCGGCCTCGGCAGCACCTTCGGCGGCAGCTTCTGCTTGAGCGAGTGCGGCGGCAGCAGCGGCGTCGACCGAGCTGGCCTTCTCCCCTGCAGCAGCTGCTTCGGGAGCAGTTGCTTCGAGAGCAGCCGCTTGTTCAGCGGCTAGTTTTGCAAGCGCGGCGTCGATCTTTTCCCCCGCCATTTCCAAGGCTTCCCCAGCTGCCTTTTGGGGAGCGGCAGCCGCTTCGCCTTGACCTGCCTCGATCTGCTTTTGGGCAGCAGCGGATTGCTCGGCAGCTTCGGCGAGTGCTTCGCCTGCTTCAGCGGCCGGTTGTCCAGCGGCAGCAGCGGCGGCTTCAGCAAGGTCTTGCGCTTCGGCAGCAGCAGCGGCGGCTTCAGCTTGAGCGGTGGCATCGGGCATACCGGCAGGAGCTTCGCTGGCCGCTTGAGCAGCTTGCTTGGCCGCTTCGGCGGCTTTAGCGAGTGCGTTCTCGGTCGCTTTACGCGCCGCTTCGGCTTTCACCGAGTTTCCGGCGAGAGTTTCCTTGGCCGCTTCGGCGGCAGCTTTGGCAGCTTCCTTCAGCGGCGCGGCGACTTCAGCAGAGGCTTGCTCGGCTGTCGCAGCCGCCGCTTCGGCAACTTCCTGCTGCTCGGTCGCAGCTTCGAGCGGGCTATTGGCCTTACCACTCGCCACCTCTTCGGCAGCGGCGCTCGCTTCGGCTTGCTCGCGCATCGCTTCGGCAATTTGGCTCGCGATATCTTTCGCTTTGGCTTCCTCAGCACGACCCGCCGCGCGAGCGGCTGCTTCCTGTGCTTCTTCGACCTTCATCTTCGCGGCGGTAAGGTTTTCGATCGCTTGGCTGAGATCGTCATTCTGCTTCGACGCGAGCTGTTCGACCGCCTCGCGCGCCGCTTCAGCCTGCTCGAGTTGTTCGCCTGCAATCGCTGCGAGTTCGGCCGCTGCTTCACCCGCTTCTTTGCGAAGTTCGGCCGCAGCTTCGGCCAGTTTCTCGGCTGTAGCGTTGGCTGATTTGGCTGCTTCGGCAGCCGCTTGTTTGGCAGGCTCGCCTGTCATCTCCGCTGCTTTGGCAATGTTCTCGGCAGTCGCTTTCGAGGCCTCGGCCGTATCGGCCAATTTTTCGGAAGTCTCGGGAGATGTCTGCTTCACCCCTTCGGCGATCTTGGCCGCCACTTCGGCAACATCGGCTTGTTCGGCCTGTAGTTTTTGTTCTTCGGCCTTGGTCAGCTCACCATCCATCGCTGATTCTTCGGCAGCTTCTGCGATACGACGTTCGGCAGCAGCGGCGCGCTCGAGAGCTTCGGCGGCTCGCGCGAGTTCACCCACTTCGACAGCTTTCTGACGACGCTCGAGATCGGCGAGCTGCTGAGCTACTTCCGCTTGAGCTTGCTCGAGTGCCTGAGTGGCATCTTCAGCAGCTTCGACGCGGGCCTCTTCCATCGCCGCATCCGACTTGGCAATGGTCTCTTGGGCATCTTTGGCTTCTTCCGTCGCTTGATCGAGCTTGGCATCGATGGCGGGTGAGAAGTCGGCTGCCTCTTGAGCCTTTCCAATGGCCTCGGCGACTTGCTTTTCGAGTTCCGCCGCTTT
This window of the Pirellula staleyi DSM 6068 genome carries:
- a CDS encoding DNA repair ATPase-like protein is translated as MRRSTRGLFAWMTDKRKSLSVLIGMSLVGGALAADSGDDLRRKQQAQEKARALAGELVESVLDVQLRQLEENGLKQLPIYKDIASMKGNIAQLMKAEMEEIVQLLVKAQEGTQAERLANFNAARGKIREVVVHLMAERQKLYRRMQIARLAAEVKQLISLETKTYNTTKALPTRKVDEKERAALLTIEDQADVQKLYYQLVATLEDVSTWSGQAGAGAADGLRILKVAQVQEQLTAAGLLLSQAQFADASKQQYGVIKGLTALLDKLEETQGLIDSDREAAIRMVREMLKRQQELRETTRETELTEDASEKLSEEQTQIQKDLGKLAEQLSKFDNIQPLLEEAKASAFEAAEELFRIEKQQALTDQNEVIGNLAQIEKQLQQGADLDQADKSADQLAEEVKQLEALEEKLAAAAAQQAEAMKAAAKEPAKAAELEKQVAEAIGKAQEAADFSPAIDAKLDQATEEAKDAQETIAKSDAAMEEARVEAAEDATQALEQAQAEVAQQLADLERRQKAVEVGELARAAEALERAAAAERRIAEAAEESAMDGELTKAEEQKLQAEQADVAEVAAKIAEGVKQTSPETSEKLADTAEASKATAENIAKAAEMTGEPAKQAAAEAAKSANATAEKLAEAAAELRKEAGEAAAELAAIAGEQLEQAEAAREAVEQLASKQNDDLSQAIENLTAAKMKVEEAQEAAARAAGRAEEAKAKDIASQIAEAMREQAEASAAAEEVASGKANSPLEAATEQQEVAEAAAATAEQASAEVAAPLKEAAKAAAEAAKETLAGNSVKAEAARKATENALAKAAEAAKQAAQAASEAPAGMPDATAQAEAAAAAAEAQDLAEAAAAAAGQPAAEAGEALAEAAEQSAAAQKQIEAGQGEAAAAPQKAAGEALEMAGEKIDAALAKLAAEQAAALEATAPEAAAAGEKASSVDAAAAAALAQAEAAAEGAAEAAAEAAGEGMPPGEGQPAGEPAAGSPMPSAEQAAGEAAAAQQKVQEKIDEAAASLAAREQQLRRDKELAESIAKLAEEQQAARNDIAEAAAELAGAAGDMPAGGEPAGEATPMGEGTPAGEPAGEGTPAGEPAGEGAPMPAGEGQSGKPAGESQPAGKPSAALQAAAQKLQQATEQFSEAQQATGEGAAEISGQAEVANTELREALEAASRLGEEMPPLPAGEGPPAGLPMGERAPAGEGAPMGEAGQPAGEGTPAGEGTPAGEGAPAGQPAPAGQAPAGQAPAGQGTPMGAGQPAGQPAGQPQPGQGQPSGQGQPGQGQGEPAQGQPSAAPADLGTGLVPSSPEATANQIAGSQALAQAAAIQAAAPPAGSQPGQPGSPSAAQSSAQPGAQASQTPASQPTPGSTSSSASAGGAATSGQSNQNQDQPEMKGQLAEAPNADSRGNAADQDSTQAKLKFEDEPWFAKLPPSLRASIQSKARGKAPRGYEERLRRYFESVD
- a CDS encoding MoxR family ATPase, with amino-acid sequence MTDAKNADDVAEVQKCERAYNRLRDELSKVIVGQSDVIEQVLVSMFAKGHALLEGVPGLAKTLLISSLAKSLHLTFKRIQFTPDLMPSDVTGTEVIQEDPETRQRGYRFLPGPIFANMLLADEINRTPPKTQAAMLEAMQERTVSAGGKMHQLPAPFFVLATQNPLEQEGTYPLPEAQLDRFLLHIKVDYPSGAEEWEVARRVTTGQMGEITPVLTGDEILQFQKLVTRVPVSDQVLGFAWALVRASRPGTKEAPDFVNRWVNWGAGPRGVLTLVSCAKARAILYGRYHATVGDVQAVAKPALRHRLAGNYAAQANGLNSEKLIDMLLEAIPADKKYEKPAA
- a CDS encoding helix-turn-helix transcriptional regulator; its protein translation is MRYSFRLAEVVGHVPDPRKRPGTIKNICEYTGLDRHQVAALLKNEVKYIPLDALSKLCDYLIERRFATAEELPGRLFAVEPEHFWELLARRRRLELCVGVRRSDANDTLDDAWVVASDSVLLGELLNGVTSLGNTIPTKTEESNGAPPLTAADLQPEHLHQSLVWSPGQVPTEECMLQANAVYDTFCSTAGDKALICLGSNKSNPLVEILLSTTFGCEPFATQDAVASPSKRSCPMFLRYRDNDPHFASCFGGLRLGKGHNTNVPGIYYETKDGNWDVVQWDANTQDAAFVFYIHRESQGRLEMALGGYSGRATRLLARMLARRGEEFWPPVYSGHGIQIGAFVVKFTLTGNAEQDRELLRTDLYAGTEVIRLDSEVIERRMQPALGEE
- a CDS encoding SDR family NAD(P)-dependent oxidoreductase, which gives rise to MDLHGKVAFITGGTLGIGAATALKLAELGADIAIAARQLSDAAREVEAKITAIGRKCLLFSADFSQEADCRNSIEQVATHFGRLDVLVHNAGGPSNGSITELTTEQWQQTLALHVTANFHLAQAALPHLKAHGEGAIITVSSTAGIRGVAGALVYATAKGAIPQFTRCLARELADDNIRVNCIAPGVIRTRFHETMTAERKKLNLEQRIPLHREGTPEQVADAIALLVTNDYITGETIVIDGGLTSRIA
- a CDS encoding DUF58 domain-containing protein, which produces MAKSVLSRYIDPDVLSHVADRHFEPRGLVIGNLAGAHKSPLSGFAVEFAGHREYVPGDDPKHVDWRVYYSRDKYFVKQYELETNFVCHMVLDVSASMRYGEGRQQKLLYASQIATMLGYSIVRQSDKVSLVTFDNQVRGTLPPSNSMDQVVRMTHHLDEIEPVEKTAMAKSLNEIASRLGRREIVIILSDFFTDLDELEPVLQRLRYSKHDVVLMQVMHHDEIAFELDGMVKFVGLEVPDELLAQTDDLRRGYLAAVARFNQQFEEITQRNGCERILIDTSRPMDELLIDYLNKRSLQLRAR
- a CDS encoding addiction module protein, whose product is MQNIEQTISAVSTMSISDRLRLAEAIWDSLDDASTALLTPQQHAELKRRMMEHETNPGSAMTREEVEQRLAELRCNPQMSVNCLIL